A window of the Cellvibrio sp. pealriver genome harbors these coding sequences:
- a CDS encoding alpha/beta hydrolase, with the protein MRIISYFLRVACCLLLALTVAGCQSVTTFDDPSNTYTPEATYQKLIGQYPFISIANRNVPASVREIKNITYVRYGQRALQLDMYLPKRIQQQNLPAVLFVHGGGWRAGYRTNFTAFAIAMADRGYVAATMSYRLSPEAKYPAAIHDTKAAIRWLRTYAKKYGVHPEQIAIAGGSAGGQIASLTGVTGDLVTFDPQAKSSRISSSVQAIINIDGLSDFTSETARFYEDDPRKNPSAAGAWFGGRYAEKMELWHEASPIFYVNKNTPPILFLISAQARFSVGHKEKTAKMKPLGIPYQIVQIPDTPHSFWLFDPWLQPSVDAVVHFLDEQFKVVRSDSDR; encoded by the coding sequence GCGTGTGGCTTGTTGTCTTTTATTGGCCCTCACTGTTGCCGGGTGCCAATCAGTTACCACGTTTGATGATCCTTCCAACACCTACACACCTGAAGCTACTTATCAAAAGCTGATTGGTCAGTATCCGTTTATTAGTATCGCTAATCGTAATGTTCCTGCATCAGTGCGTGAGATAAAAAACATTACCTATGTGCGATATGGACAGCGCGCGTTGCAACTGGATATGTATTTGCCCAAACGCATACAGCAACAAAATCTTCCCGCTGTATTATTTGTTCATGGCGGAGGGTGGCGCGCGGGATATCGAACAAATTTCACAGCATTCGCTATTGCGATGGCTGATCGGGGATATGTGGCTGCAACGATGAGTTATCGCTTGTCGCCAGAGGCGAAATATCCTGCGGCTATTCACGATACAAAAGCGGCAATTCGCTGGCTGCGAACCTATGCTAAAAAATATGGTGTGCATCCAGAGCAAATTGCAATCGCAGGTGGGTCTGCTGGAGGCCAAATTGCCAGTCTGACAGGGGTTACAGGTGATCTTGTCACATTTGACCCACAAGCGAAGTCGTCGCGTATTTCCAGTTCTGTACAAGCCATTATTAATATTGATGGGCTATCCGATTTCACTTCAGAAACGGCGCGTTTCTATGAAGATGATCCACGCAAAAATCCTTCCGCCGCCGGAGCATGGTTTGGTGGACGATATGCAGAAAAAATGGAGTTGTGGCATGAGGCATCGCCAATTTTTTACGTGAATAAAAATACGCCCCCCATTTTATTTTTGATCAGTGCCCAAGCGCGTTTTAGTGTTGGGCATAAAGAAAAGACTGCAAAAATGAAACCACTAGGGATTCCTTATCAGATTGTACAAATTCCTGACACGCCGCATTCTTTCTGGTTATTCGATCCTTGGTTGCAACCATCAGTTGATGCGGTTGTTCATTTTTTGGATGAACAATTCAAGGTGGTGCGTAGCGATAGTGACCGGTAA
- a CDS encoding DUF1287 domain-containing protein, whose translation MRRIIFLRPTLLFAFAINFAHADDITQQKQQAFIDAALAQTKTAVTYNGAYFKIAYPMGDIPAEYGVCTDVIIRAYRQIGIDLQQRVHEDMRDYFSAYPAKRNWGQTKTDRNIDHRRVPNLQTFFTRHGKKLTTSNNPIDYHPGDLVTWMLPGNLPHIGIVSNQLSAEGRRLIIHNIGAGPQLEDMLFSYPITGHYRYAPP comes from the coding sequence ATGAGGAGAATTATTTTTTTACGGCCAACATTGTTATTCGCTTTTGCAATCAACTTTGCACACGCAGATGATATTACCCAGCAAAAACAGCAGGCATTCATTGATGCCGCTTTAGCGCAGACCAAAACAGCAGTTACCTATAACGGGGCTTACTTTAAAATTGCCTACCCAATGGGTGACATACCCGCTGAATATGGCGTTTGTACTGATGTGATCATACGAGCTTATCGTCAAATAGGCATCGATTTGCAGCAGCGGGTACATGAAGACATGCGCGATTATTTTTCAGCATACCCCGCTAAACGCAATTGGGGCCAAACCAAAACAGACAGGAATATTGATCACCGCCGCGTACCTAACTTACAAACATTTTTTACCCGTCACGGCAAAAAACTCACTACATCCAACAATCCTATTGATTATCACCCCGGAGATCTTGTTACCTGGATGCTCCCTGGCAACCTGCCGCACATAGGCATAGTGAGCAATCAATTATCCGCCGAGGGCCGTAGATTAATTATTCATAACATTGGTGCCGGCCCACAACTTGAAGACATGTTATTTAGCTATCCAATTACCGGTCACTATCGCTACGCACCACCTTGA
- a CDS encoding VanZ family protein has product MFWRLLCVAQFYCLLAIYTYLGLTPHPENSVPVFNDLLMHFAGYVIAGISISFARPLWPIWQRAVLLIAYSFAIEIGQYFNPPRTFSLSDMLANSGGVLVGLVIVLVLQKYVPVFSKLLYWNTPLVKN; this is encoded by the coding sequence ATGTTTTGGCGATTGTTGTGTGTTGCGCAGTTTTATTGTTTGCTTGCCATATATACCTACCTTGGTTTAACCCCTCACCCTGAAAACTCAGTACCTGTCTTCAATGATTTACTCATGCATTTTGCAGGTTATGTTATTGCAGGCATTTCAATTAGCTTTGCTCGTCCACTATGGCCAATCTGGCAACGCGCTGTACTGCTGATTGCCTACTCTTTTGCTATTGAAATCGGCCAATATTTTAATCCACCACGCACTTTCAGCCTGAGCGACATGCTAGCCAACAGTGGCGGTGTACTTGTAGGCTTGGTAATTGTTTTGGTGTTGCAAAAATATGTACCCGTTTTTTCCAAACTTCTTTATTGGAATACACCCTTAGTGAAAAATTAA
- the mobA gene encoding molybdenum cofactor guanylyltransferase MobA, whose protein sequence is MSISESVVGVILAGGLARRMGGGDKCLLPLAGKTLLQRTIERAQPQVSKLLLNANGSSLRFARTRLPVIPDLFPNNLGPLAGIHAGLCWMQNDNPDAEWLVSFASDTPFFPTDLVERLFTAANTHHAQLAVATAKGRSHPIFALWHASLISKIAGQLEQGSIPRLQDWIAQQKMVEVDFEAEAYDPFFNINTPQDLYAAEPLAAQIK, encoded by the coding sequence ATGAGTATTTCCGAATCTGTTGTCGGCGTTATTTTGGCCGGAGGATTGGCGCGCCGTATGGGGGGAGGCGACAAATGCTTGCTCCCTCTGGCAGGCAAGACATTGCTGCAAAGGACGATTGAACGCGCCCAACCCCAGGTAAGCAAACTCTTACTCAATGCCAATGGCAGCAGCTTGCGCTTTGCCCGCACCCGTTTACCGGTAATCCCCGATCTATTCCCGAATAACCTCGGGCCTTTAGCCGGTATCCACGCCGGGCTGTGCTGGATGCAAAACGATAACCCCGACGCCGAATGGCTGGTAAGTTTTGCCTCAGACACACCATTCTTTCCCACCGATCTGGTTGAGCGTTTATTTACAGCTGCGAATACCCACCATGCACAATTGGCGGTAGCGACAGCCAAAGGGCGTAGCCATCCTATTTTTGCACTCTGGCATGCTTCTTTAATCAGCAAAATTGCAGGGCAATTAGAGCAAGGGAGTATCCCTCGTCTACAGGATTGGATTGCGCAACAAAAAATGGTTGAAGTCGATTTTGAAGCAGAGGCTTACGATCCGTTTTTTAATATCAACACACCGCAGGATTTATACGCAGCGGAACCTTTGGCAGCACAAATCAAATAA